One window of the Labilibaculum sp. genome contains the following:
- a CDS encoding TrkA C-terminal domain-containing protein — protein sequence MDLLSSSYFVLFLIVAIGFVVGNIKIKGISLDVSAVIFVALVFGHYGVSIPNDIQKIGLTLFIFTIGIQAGPGFFESFKKNGRELILLAFILVGSASLITLLLAVVFQVDMNIAIGLLTGSLTSTPGLAAAIETTQSPLASIGYGIAYPFGVIGVILFVRLYPKLAGVDIQKESEKLEEEVLQQHPELVNKNLVVGNENIVGKSIKELKIRSMTQANISRIMHDGKTIVPLPTTILEKGDIVKLIGTEQAIEKARILIGEETTKEIPLSSDYVVESILVTNKQVVNKTLGQLNVLANYNARVTRIRRAGIDIVASSKSEIRFGDKLVVACGTGNINNVRHLFGNDSKKLSDTDFFPIATGIVLGVLVGKLKISFTDDFTFSLGLTGGVLIVALVLSRIGKTGAILWTMSGSSNQLLRQLGLLMFLSVVGTSAGSHLVETFKESGFTLFSLGIAITLLPMIITILIGHFVLKMNVLNLLGTLTGSMTSTPGLAAVDGMTDSSAPAIAYATVYPIAMVLLMVCVQLLSMW from the coding sequence ATGGATTTATTATCATCTAGTTATTTTGTTTTATTTCTAATTGTTGCCATTGGTTTTGTTGTTGGGAATATCAAAATAAAAGGGATATCCCTTGATGTTTCTGCCGTAATTTTTGTGGCTTTGGTGTTTGGTCATTACGGAGTTTCGATACCCAATGATATTCAGAAAATAGGATTAACATTATTTATTTTCACCATTGGCATTCAGGCCGGACCTGGTTTTTTTGAATCTTTTAAAAAGAATGGGAGAGAGTTGATTTTGCTTGCTTTTATTTTGGTGGGAAGTGCTTCGCTTATTACGCTTCTTTTGGCTGTAGTCTTTCAGGTTGATATGAATATTGCTATAGGTTTGCTCACGGGATCATTAACCAGTACTCCAGGTTTGGCAGCTGCAATTGAAACAACTCAATCTCCGCTGGCTTCTATTGGTTATGGTATCGCTTATCCTTTTGGTGTAATTGGAGTAATTCTGTTTGTAAGATTATATCCTAAATTAGCAGGGGTTGATATTCAAAAAGAATCGGAGAAATTGGAAGAGGAAGTTCTTCAGCAACATCCGGAGTTAGTCAATAAAAATCTGGTTGTCGGGAATGAAAATATTGTTGGAAAAAGCATAAAAGAGTTGAAGATTCGCTCAATGACTCAAGCAAATATCTCAAGAATAATGCACGATGGTAAAACCATTGTTCCATTGCCAACTACCATTCTTGAAAAGGGAGACATTGTAAAATTAATAGGAACAGAACAAGCTATTGAAAAGGCCAGAATTTTAATTGGAGAAGAAACGACCAAGGAAATTCCGCTTAGCAGTGATTATGTGGTTGAATCAATCTTGGTTACGAACAAACAGGTGGTGAACAAAACATTGGGACAATTAAATGTTTTAGCCAATTACAATGCTCGTGTAACCAGAATAAGAAGAGCTGGAATTGATATTGTCGCCAGTTCAAAATCAGAGATTCGATTTGGAGATAAGCTGGTAGTGGCATGTGGTACAGGGAATATCAATAATGTGCGTCACTTGTTTGGAAATGACAGTAAAAAGTTGTCAGATACTGATTTCTTTCCCATTGCAACAGGAATTGTACTTGGTGTTTTAGTGGGGAAATTAAAAATATCCTTTACGGATGATTTTACATTTAGTCTGGGATTAACCGGTGGCGTTTTAATCGTTGCTTTAGTTCTGAGTAGAATTGGTAAAACCGGTGCAATTCTGTGGACCATGTCCGGGTCATCCAATCAATTGCTTCGTCAGTTAGGATTGTTAATGTTTCTTTCGGTTGTAGGAACAAGTGCAGGATCACATTTGGTGGAAACATTCAAAGAATCGGGATTTACCCTATTTTCGCTGGGTATTGCAATTACTTTGCTGCCAATGATAATTACAATCTTAATTGGGCATTTTGTTTTGAAAATGAATGTACTGAATTTGCTTGGCACACTTACCGGAAGTATGACGAGTACGCCTGGTTTGGCGGCGGTTGATGGAATGACAGATTCTTCAGCTCCAGCCATTGCTTATGCAACAGTTTATCCAATTGCAATGGTGTTATTAATGGTGTGTGTGCAATTGTTGAGTATGTGGTAA
- a CDS encoding tetratricopeptide repeat-containing sensor histidine kinase, which yields MNNRYTKVFGQEKLETLLEMSRAYWDTEPGKGIEMATRALATAQSLGYDKEIVKAMFYLGTAYYKDNQYDNSLDYLLQAFRGAERHNYQKEVADISQQLATVYFQSGKISKTFDYTEIANDIYEKLDNKIGIARCLNLFGVYYQSIQDYDQAISYLQKGLNLGKEISHRPIVGELLNDIGSLYTEMGDTLKAIRTYREAVDYYKSNGPNNKTGVFELNMSDLYLQHNDLTKAKHHLDKGYLVGKQLKSKRLLRDYYKYLSLYYTKLGDYKNSVIAYQNLQAYQDSISSEHLSNKIDDLDSRHVEDMKNHENQALRAENQIQQLEINRQYTIGLLILLLLLVVIFLLTFRYRNNLKDNELLYLRNRLVSQHQEELIGAMKRLKESEDKLRTANETKDKMFSLIAHDLRGAIGNISNGLRMMLTDKELDLTEEDKTEFLQSLFHSADNSFELLENLLFWAKNQTSTISANLQMVDASSIISSNISLSAELAKIKSIRLLASINPSVEVYIDWNMINTVLRNLISNAIKFTNKGGIIEVKSEIGEYFVKISVIDNGIGMMPDQIENIYDGKTTDGTSNEKGTGLGITLCRDFLVKNHGEMMVESEVDKGSTFSFIIPRRPMSDEKFSEFVKKETLISVVNV from the coding sequence TTGAATAATCGCTATACAAAAGTGTTTGGTCAGGAAAAACTGGAGACATTATTGGAGATGAGCCGGGCATATTGGGATACCGAACCCGGAAAAGGAATTGAAATGGCTACCAGAGCTCTTGCAACGGCTCAAAGTCTTGGGTATGATAAAGAAATAGTTAAAGCCATGTTTTATTTAGGAACAGCTTACTATAAGGATAATCAGTACGATAATTCTTTGGATTATTTATTGCAGGCATTTCGAGGCGCTGAAAGGCATAATTATCAAAAGGAAGTTGCTGATATAAGTCAACAATTGGCAACAGTTTACTTCCAATCCGGGAAAATCAGTAAAACATTCGATTACACAGAGATTGCCAATGATATTTATGAGAAGTTAGATAATAAGATTGGTATTGCAAGATGTCTTAATTTATTTGGTGTTTATTATCAATCAATCCAAGATTATGATCAGGCCATCAGTTATTTGCAAAAAGGACTCAATCTTGGGAAAGAAATTTCGCACCGACCTATAGTTGGAGAACTACTCAATGACATTGGGAGTTTGTATACCGAAATGGGGGATACCCTTAAAGCTATTCGAACTTATCGTGAGGCAGTTGACTATTATAAGTCAAATGGGCCCAATAATAAAACCGGGGTTTTTGAGTTGAATATGAGTGATCTATATCTTCAGCATAATGATCTCACCAAAGCAAAACATCATCTTGACAAAGGTTATCTGGTTGGTAAACAATTAAAATCGAAAAGATTACTTCGGGATTATTACAAATATCTTTCTCTTTACTATACAAAACTTGGTGATTATAAGAATTCCGTAATTGCATATCAAAACCTTCAAGCTTATCAGGATTCAATTTCTTCAGAACATTTATCAAATAAAATTGATGATTTGGATTCAAGGCATGTTGAAGACATGAAGAATCACGAAAATCAGGCTCTAAGGGCTGAAAATCAAATTCAGCAGTTAGAAATTAACCGTCAATATACAATTGGCTTATTGATTTTACTACTTCTGCTGGTTGTCATATTTCTTCTTACTTTCCGGTACCGAAACAACCTGAAAGATAATGAACTTTTATACCTGCGCAATCGTCTGGTAAGTCAGCATCAGGAGGAGTTGATAGGCGCCATGAAAAGACTGAAAGAGAGTGAAGATAAGCTTCGAACGGCCAATGAAACCAAGGATAAGATGTTTTCCTTAATTGCTCATGATTTACGTGGAGCAATTGGTAACATTAGTAATGGATTACGAATGATGCTGACTGATAAGGAATTGGATCTGACTGAAGAAGATAAAACAGAATTTTTACAGTCTTTGTTTCATTCTGCAGATAATTCATTCGAATTGCTTGAAAATCTATTGTTTTGGGCAAAAAATCAAACATCTACTATATCAGCTAATCTGCAAATGGTTGATGCAAGTTCTATAATTAGCTCCAATATTAGTCTTTCTGCAGAACTGGCGAAAATAAAATCCATTCGTTTACTCGCAAGTATCAATCCTTCAGTAGAAGTGTATATCGATTGGAATATGATCAATACGGTTTTGCGTAATTTGATATCAAATGCAATTAAATTCACCAATAAAGGGGGGATTATTGAAGTGAAATCGGAGATTGGAGAGTATTTCGTTAAAATTTCGGTGATTGATAATGGAATCGGAATGATGCCGGATCAGATTGAGAACATTTACGATGGTAAGACCACAGATGGTACTTCTAATGAGAAAGGTACAGGTTTAGGGATTACTTTGTGCCGGGATTTTTTAGTGAAAAATCATGGCGAAATGATGGTGGAAAGTGAAGTTGACAAGGGTAGTACATTTTCGTTCATCATTCCCCGCAGGCCAATGAGTGATGAAAAATTTAGCGAATTTGTGAAAAAAGAGACTCTGATTTCAGTAGTAAATGTCTAA
- the pepE gene encoding dipeptidase PepE, translating into MRLLLISNSTMAGEEYLDYPKNNIKDFLGDKPVKALFIPYAGVTVSFDDYEAKVKAKFNEVGHDVVSIHHFQDPVKAVEEAEAIVVGGGSTWNMLHLVHKNNLTGAIRKKVIDENVPYIGWSAGSNLACPTIKTTNDMPIIDPLGFDALNLIPFQINPHYLDKNPDGHGGETREDRINEFMVVNPDMYVAGLREGSMFLIENGKIDLIGKYNCRIFKNDVQAYELSPKDDFNFLLK; encoded by the coding sequence ATGAGATTATTATTAATCAGTAACTCCACAATGGCCGGGGAGGAATATTTAGACTATCCCAAAAACAATATCAAAGATTTTTTAGGTGATAAACCAGTTAAGGCTTTATTCATTCCTTATGCAGGAGTAACTGTTTCCTTCGACGATTATGAAGCTAAAGTTAAGGCTAAGTTTAATGAAGTGGGTCATGATGTTGTTTCTATTCATCATTTTCAAGATCCTGTAAAGGCTGTCGAAGAGGCTGAAGCAATTGTTGTAGGTGGCGGAAGTACCTGGAATATGCTTCATTTGGTGCATAAAAACAATTTGACTGGGGCTATCCGAAAGAAAGTTATAGATGAAAATGTGCCATATATAGGTTGGAGTGCCGGTTCCAATTTGGCTTGTCCTACCATTAAAACCACGAACGATATGCCGATTATCGATCCTTTGGGATTTGATGCACTTAATTTAATTCCATTTCAGATTAACCCTCATTACTTGGATAAAAATCCCGATGGTCATGGAGGAGAAACCCGAGAAGATCGGATTAATGAATTTATGGTCGTTAATCCTGATATGTATGTTGCCGGTTTGCGTGAGGGAAGCATGTTCCTGATCGAAAATGGTAAAATTGATTTGATTGGAAAATACAACTGCCGAATATTCAAAAATGATGTGCAAGCATACGAATTGAGTCCCAAGGATGATTTTAATTTTTTGCTGAAATAA
- the rsgA gene encoding ribosome small subunit-dependent GTPase A, giving the protein MKEGVVIKSTGSWYTVKSNDGEIHNCRIKGRFRMEGIRTTNPISVGDKVDFEEENEANVIVKIHDRKNYIIRKSSNLSKHSQIIAANIDQAFLIVTVNYPLTTTTFIDRFLAAAEAYRIPVNLIFNKIDRYRPNDIKRLGELKYTYEKIGYKCFEISARKGTHLDIIREALKGKINLLSGHSGVGKSTLINAIQPGLDLKTGEISEAHSQGKHTTTFSEMFELDFEGYIIDTPGIRGFGTIDMEKEEMSHFFPEIFRISKHCQFNNCTHVHEPKCAVKGAVEIGEICITRYESYLGMIMEDEDSKYRI; this is encoded by the coding sequence TTGAAAGAAGGAGTAGTAATCAAGTCGACAGGAAGTTGGTATACCGTAAAATCCAACGATGGAGAAATCCATAATTGCCGGATAAAAGGGCGGTTTAGAATGGAAGGCATTCGTACAACCAATCCTATATCGGTTGGTGACAAAGTAGATTTTGAGGAGGAAAATGAGGCGAATGTAATTGTGAAGATTCATGATCGGAAGAATTACATTATTCGTAAATCATCAAATTTGTCAAAACACAGTCAAATTATCGCTGCAAATATCGATCAGGCATTTTTAATTGTTACTGTCAATTATCCGTTGACAACAACAACTTTTATCGATCGGTTCCTTGCTGCCGCAGAAGCGTATCGAATTCCTGTCAATCTTATTTTCAATAAAATTGACAGATATCGCCCCAATGATATAAAGCGTTTGGGAGAATTAAAATACACTTACGAAAAGATTGGCTATAAATGTTTTGAGATTTCTGCCAGGAAGGGAACTCATCTGGATATTATCAGAGAAGCTTTAAAAGGCAAAATAAATTTGCTTTCAGGGCACTCTGGTGTTGGAAAATCAACTTTAATAAATGCGATACAACCAGGTTTGGACTTAAAAACGGGAGAAATTTCTGAAGCACATTCTCAAGGAAAACACACCACAACTTTTTCTGAAATGTTTGAATTGGATTTTGAGGGTTATATTATTGATACTCCAGGAATTAGAGGGTTTGGAACCATCGACATGGAAAAGGAGGAAATGTCTCATTTCTTTCCTGAAATATTTAGAATTTCGAAGCATTGTCAATTCAACAATTGCACTCATGTACATGAACCAAAATGTGCCGTAAAAGGTGCAGTTGAAATTGGAGAAATCTGTATCACCAGATATGAAAGTTATTTGGGGATGATTATGGAGGATGAGGACAGCAAATACAGAATTTAG
- a CDS encoding DUF177 domain-containing protein — MDYLAKYTIPFKGLKDGKHEFNFTIDQEFFEHFQQEDAYQVDASVKVTLEKKTLVMTLTIELDGKMNVACDRCLEQFDMEVSGKSSVYVKFGEENEELADDVIVISEAVNELETAYYIYELFSLSLPLSFVHPEDEDGDSTCNEEMIQKLNDHSVSDEQIIDPRWNDLRKLIDNN, encoded by the coding sequence TTGGATTATCTGGCAAAATATACGATTCCTTTCAAAGGATTGAAAGATGGTAAACATGAATTCAATTTTACCATCGATCAGGAGTTCTTTGAGCATTTTCAGCAGGAAGATGCATATCAGGTTGATGCCTCAGTGAAAGTAACACTGGAGAAGAAGACTTTGGTTATGACTCTAACTATTGAACTGGATGGTAAAATGAATGTGGCCTGCGATCGTTGTCTCGAGCAATTTGACATGGAGGTGAGTGGAAAAAGCTCTGTTTATGTGAAATTTGGAGAGGAAAATGAGGAGTTGGCCGATGATGTTATTGTGATTTCAGAAGCGGTAAACGAACTGGAAACAGCATATTACATCTATGAACTATTTTCACTGAGCTTACCTTTAAGCTTTGTTCATCCGGAAGATGAAGATGGAGATAGCACTTGTAATGAAGAAATGATTCAAAAATTGAATGACCATTCGGTGAGCGATGAACAGATCATCGATCCAAGATGGAATGATTTAAGAAAATTGATTGATAATAATTAG
- a CDS encoding exodeoxyribonuclease III has product MRKIISYNVNGIRAALGKDFIGWLKQENPDILLIQETKAQPEQIETHLFEELGYYCYWFSAEKKGYSGVGILAKEKPDNVVIGVNNPKYDIEGRAIRADFGDVSVFSTYHPSGTTGGPRQDYKMEWLAYFQDYISELKKERPNLIIGGDYNICHKEIDISNPEKKKGASGFLPEEREWVSQFIDSGFIDSFRIFDQSPDKYSWWSYRAGSRGKNLGWRIDYHMVSEPLREQLKGGSILADVIHSDHCPVVVEVDF; this is encoded by the coding sequence ATGCGAAAAATAATAAGTTACAATGTAAATGGAATTCGAGCCGCCCTCGGAAAAGACTTTATTGGATGGCTTAAACAGGAAAACCCGGACATCCTTTTAATTCAGGAAACAAAGGCTCAGCCAGAGCAGATTGAAACTCATCTTTTTGAGGAATTAGGATATTATTGCTACTGGTTTTCTGCTGAAAAAAAAGGATACAGTGGTGTTGGCATTCTGGCTAAAGAAAAACCAGACAATGTGGTTATTGGTGTTAACAATCCAAAATATGATATTGAAGGGAGAGCAATCAGAGCTGATTTTGGGGATGTTTCGGTTTTTAGTACGTATCATCCATCGGGAACAACCGGCGGGCCCCGACAGGATTATAAAATGGAATGGTTGGCCTATTTTCAGGATTACATTTCTGAATTAAAAAAAGAAAGGCCAAATTTGATTATTGGAGGAGATTACAATATCTGTCACAAAGAAATAGATATTAGTAACCCGGAGAAGAAAAAAGGTGCTTCGGGATTCCTGCCTGAAGAAAGAGAATGGGTAAGCCAATTTATTGATAGTGGTTTTATTGACAGCTTCAGAATATTTGATCAATCGCCGGACAAATACAGCTGGTGGAGCTACAGAGCTGGTTCCAGAGGTAAGAATTTGGGTTGGCGAATTGATTACCATATGGTAAGCGAACCTCTTCGCGAGCAACTAAAAGGAGGATCGATACTAGCTGATGTGATTCACTCGGACCATTGTCCGGTTGTTGTTGAAGTTGATTTTTAA
- the mnmH gene encoding tRNA 2-selenouridine(34) synthase MnmH yields the protein MATILDPKEFLEMGEILPMVDVRTAAEFETGHIPGAQNLPIFTNEERVVVGTKYKRAGKDSAVLLGLELVGPKLARFVKQAKKIAPDKKILVHCWRGGMRSGSMAWLFETAGFTVYLLKGGYKAYRAYNREQFLKKAEIIVLGGMTGSGKTEVLHEMIKMGHQVLDLEGIANHKGSVFGALGQGDQPTNENFENELAKIWSGFDFNKTIWIEDESNSVGSVWVNEQLFLRMRKADVVKMDVPKAERIERLVKEYACFDIADLKELVLKIEKRLGGLNVKNALESLDKGDFHSVADITLTYYDKAYLHGQQKRKGQTIYSIALEKDDPKENAKAILEFYSNLKK from the coding sequence ATGGCTACAATACTTGATCCTAAGGAATTTCTTGAAATGGGTGAAATTTTACCCATGGTTGATGTTCGAACTGCTGCGGAATTTGAGACAGGTCATATCCCCGGAGCTCAGAATCTACCAATTTTCACCAATGAAGAAAGAGTTGTTGTAGGAACTAAATACAAGAGAGCAGGAAAGGATTCTGCCGTATTATTAGGTTTGGAATTGGTGGGGCCAAAATTGGCACGTTTTGTAAAGCAAGCAAAAAAAATTGCTCCGGATAAAAAAATATTGGTACACTGCTGGAGAGGCGGAATGAGAAGCGGAAGCATGGCTTGGTTGTTCGAGACTGCCGGATTTACAGTTTATCTGTTAAAGGGTGGTTATAAAGCATACAGAGCATACAACCGAGAGCAATTTCTCAAAAAAGCGGAGATTATCGTTCTGGGCGGAATGACCGGAAGCGGCAAAACGGAGGTTTTGCATGAAATGATAAAAATGGGGCATCAGGTTCTCGATTTGGAGGGAATTGCGAATCATAAAGGATCGGTTTTTGGAGCCTTGGGGCAGGGAGATCAGCCAACCAACGAGAATTTTGAAAATGAATTGGCTAAAATATGGTCTGGTTTCGATTTCAATAAAACCATTTGGATTGAAGATGAAAGCAATTCAGTAGGTTCTGTTTGGGTTAACGAACAGCTGTTTCTTAGAATGAGAAAAGCCGATGTTGTTAAAATGGATGTTCCAAAAGCCGAGCGGATTGAAAGATTAGTGAAGGAGTATGCATGCTTTGATATTGCAGATTTAAAGGAACTGGTTTTAAAAATTGAGAAACGATTGGGCGGATTGAATGTGAAAAACGCTTTGGAAAGTCTTGATAAAGGGGATTTTCACTCTGTTGCTGATATTACGCTTACCTACTACGACAAAGCATACCTTCACGGTCAGCAAAAGAGAAAAGGGCAAACTATTTATTCAATTGCACTCGAAAAAGATGATCCTAAAGAAAATGCGAAAGCCATACTTGAGTTTTATTCGAACTTAAAGAAGTAG
- a CDS encoding outer membrane beta-barrel protein, whose protein sequence is MKKIFLLCMAFVLVFGSNAQEVVDTLKTDTIKKKILIEDSWSDKKTKPERKETVKAQSWEAKADTTKVKFLEKDLVKVVEDDKGIKAKIGKIGKVGFEEDRDTTKIRLGGKQINIIDGWHGTRIRIQKVNPWDPKQDKFFMEEEKGFRGHWAGFEVGINGFADEYYNDYSNDQKDFMDLDMAKSLAVNLNFLQYDISLQKERNTIGVVTGMGLEWNNYRFDQDITLANDDSGRIQPIYFDSDWNIKKSKLTSLYLTVPLLLEFQIPVKYKSRRVHMSAGVVGGLRIGSHTKVKYKTNGNMHKDKDHDDFNLNTLRYAAHARIGYRSLNFFATYGLTNLFENNKGPELVPFTVGITLVSF, encoded by the coding sequence ATGAAAAAAATATTTTTACTATGCATGGCTTTTGTGCTTGTATTTGGAAGCAACGCCCAGGAAGTTGTTGATACTTTAAAAACAGATACAATTAAAAAGAAGATTTTAATTGAAGATTCATGGTCGGACAAGAAAACGAAACCAGAGAGAAAAGAAACTGTTAAAGCTCAATCATGGGAAGCAAAGGCAGACACGACAAAAGTTAAATTTCTCGAAAAAGATTTGGTAAAGGTTGTTGAGGATGATAAAGGGATTAAAGCTAAAATTGGGAAAATTGGCAAAGTAGGTTTTGAAGAAGACAGGGACACTACAAAAATAAGACTTGGCGGAAAGCAGATCAATATTATTGACGGCTGGCACGGAACCAGAATTCGAATTCAGAAGGTAAATCCTTGGGATCCCAAGCAGGATAAGTTTTTTATGGAAGAGGAGAAAGGTTTTCGAGGACATTGGGCAGGTTTTGAAGTAGGCATAAATGGTTTTGCTGATGAATATTATAATGATTATTCTAATGATCAGAAGGATTTTATGGATTTAGATATGGCCAAATCACTTGCTGTCAACTTAAATTTTCTTCAGTATGATATTAGCTTGCAAAAGGAAAGAAACACCATTGGTGTAGTAACTGGAATGGGGCTGGAATGGAATAATTATCGTTTCGATCAAGATATTACGCTGGCAAATGATGATTCTGGTAGGATTCAACCAATTTATTTTGATTCTGACTGGAACATTAAAAAAAGCAAATTAACCAGTTTGTACCTAACAGTGCCTTTGCTGTTGGAATTTCAAATTCCGGTTAAGTATAAATCCCGAAGGGTTCATATGTCTGCCGGAGTAGTGGGTGGTTTACGAATTGGTTCTCATACAAAAGTGAAATACAAAACGAACGGGAACATGCACAAAGATAAAGATCACGACGATTTCAACCTAAATACCCTGCGGTACGCAGCTCATGCCCGCATTGGCTATCGTTCGCTAAACTTTTTTGCTACCTATGGTTTAACCAATTTATTTGAAAATAATAAGGGCCCGGAACTAGTACCTTTTACAGTTGGAATAACCTTGGTTAGTTTTTAG
- a CDS encoding HAMP domain-containing sensor histidine kinase, producing MDIYLKNRHWKFYFLLIAIIIVFGSILYTNNLVGKLANEEVKKIELWAEGMRSLQLNPDQDVSLINRILEQNETIPVILIDDDGNIVDHRNIKLPKRNEDKVLKEKLQDMKDDNHFIEIELVNGKNYIYFDDSSLLKRLAWYPFVQLGAIITFIVIAFLAFSYSKSAEQNQVWVGMSKETAHQLGTPISSLMAWMELIKSGEIDPQLSLEMAKDVNRLEVIAERFSKIGSKPVLKFTNILDVLSNSIEYLKKRTSGKVDFNLEGVDVENAVVPLNKELFSWVIENLSKNAVDAMEGKGSLKFLVSNKANQLIIDISDTGKGIARNQFKTIFKPGFTSKKRGWGLGLSLSKRIIENYHRGKIFVVSSELGNGAVFRIILPLN from the coding sequence TTGGATATCTATCTGAAAAACCGACACTGGAAATTTTATTTTTTACTGATCGCCATAATAATTGTTTTTGGCTCAATTCTTTATACCAATAACTTGGTTGGAAAACTAGCCAATGAAGAGGTGAAGAAAATTGAATTGTGGGCCGAAGGAATGCGGAGTCTGCAGTTAAATCCCGATCAGGACGTTTCTTTGATTAACCGAATTTTGGAACAAAATGAAACTATTCCTGTTATTCTTATCGATGATGATGGAAACATAGTCGATCATAGAAATATTAAACTCCCAAAAAGGAATGAAGATAAGGTTTTAAAGGAAAAACTTCAGGACATGAAGGATGACAACCATTTCATTGAAATAGAGCTTGTAAATGGAAAAAACTACATTTATTTCGACGATTCGAGTCTTCTAAAGCGATTGGCCTGGTATCCTTTTGTTCAATTGGGAGCGATAATTACATTTATTGTGATTGCATTTTTGGCTTTTTCGTATTCAAAATCAGCCGAACAGAATCAGGTTTGGGTCGGAATGTCAAAAGAAACAGCACATCAGCTGGGAACGCCTATCAGCTCTTTAATGGCGTGGATGGAGTTGATTAAATCCGGAGAGATTGATCCTCAATTATCTCTGGAAATGGCAAAAGATGTTAATCGGTTAGAGGTTATTGCTGAACGTTTTTCAAAAATTGGTTCAAAGCCGGTTTTAAAGTTTACAAACATTTTGGATGTACTCAGTAACAGTATCGAATACTTAAAAAAGAGAACTTCTGGTAAGGTTGATTTTAATTTAGAAGGTGTTGATGTGGAGAATGCAGTTGTTCCATTAAATAAAGAATTGTTTTCGTGGGTAATTGAGAATTTGTCTAAGAATGCGGTTGATGCGATGGAAGGCAAGGGGAGTTTGAAATTTTTAGTTTCGAATAAAGCAAATCAGCTAATAATCGATATCAGCGATACGGGGAAAGGCATAGCAAGAAATCAATTTAAGACTATTTTTAAGCCAGGATTTACCTCAAAGAAGAGAGGATGGGGGCTTGGTTTATCTCTTTCGAAAAGAATTATTGAAAATTATCATCGCGGAAAAATTTTTGTTGTTAGCTCAGAATTGGGCAACGGTGCGGTGTTTAGGATTATTTTGCCTTTAAATTGA
- the rpmF gene encoding 50S ribosomal protein L32, which translates to MAHPKHRTSKQRRNKRRTHLKATPATLASCSNCGATVKYHTVCPECGYYRGKLAIEKKVTA; encoded by the coding sequence ATGGCACATCCAAAACACAGAACGTCGAAGCAGAGAAGAAATAAGAGAAGAACTCATCTTAAAGCAACTCCAGCTACTTTAGCATCTTGCTCAAATTGTGGAGCAACTGTTAAATATCATACTGTTTGCCCTGAATGCGGTTATTACAGAGGTAAATTGGCGATCGAAAAGAAAGTTACAGCATAA
- a CDS encoding RNA polymerase sigma factor, translating into MNLDEYNISVDQHADGMFRFILKNIRDEDKARDIVQDSFEKLWRNVENVNSLKVKSYLYTTAYHTMIDLIRREKRKEDFENVDVRDYSHSEHYSDLSEILDEALKRLSEVQRSVILLRDYEGYSYTEIAKITDLTESQVKVYIYRARMHLKNYIGSIESIV; encoded by the coding sequence ATGAACCTGGACGAATACAACATAAGCGTAGATCAGCATGCTGATGGAATGTTTCGTTTTATCCTCAAAAACATTAGAGATGAGGATAAAGCGAGGGATATTGTGCAGGATAGTTTTGAGAAACTATGGCGGAATGTTGAGAATGTGAATTCTCTGAAAGTAAAATCTTATTTGTACACAACGGCGTATCATACTATGATTGATTTGATTCGACGGGAGAAAAGGAAAGAAGATTTTGAAAATGTGGATGTTAGAGATTATTCGCATTCTGAGCATTATTCAGATTTAAGTGAAATTCTTGATGAAGCCTTGAAAAGATTATCGGAGGTTCAGCGATCGGTAATTTTATTGCGCGATTACGAAGGATATTCTTACACCGAAATTGCAAAAATTACTGATTTAACTGAGTCGCAGGTGAAAGTTTATATTTACCGGGCAAGAATGCATTTGAAGAATTACATTGGAAGTATTGAATCAATAGTATAA